Proteins encoded together in one Halalkaliarchaeum sp. AArc-CO window:
- a CDS encoding CoA-transferase, with product MNVIEEGNGELVGWEHPDDAREWMAEEKSRAFEDKRMTAAEAVEAYIEDGDLIAGGGFGHVRISTPILHEIIRQDVADLVVSGKTAVFDLDLLIGAGQVAGVEVAYSFGHETRGLAPASRRKIEGGEVKVLAEASNGALQWRFLAASMGIPFVPARIMSGTDTFEKSSAKVVEDPWTGDPVTLLPACYPDVAAIHVSKADRYGNAVIDGIAVEDPQLAGAAKRLIVTAEEIVDTEEIRGDPDATDIPFFQVDAVVEAPYGSHPGEMPRQYYFDEAHLAEWIELSETEAGAREYVERYVTGTDDFEEYLETIGGEEKLADLEAIEQYDRVADYPWA from the coding sequence ATGAACGTCATCGAGGAGGGCAACGGCGAACTGGTGGGGTGGGAACACCCCGACGACGCCAGGGAGTGGATGGCCGAAGAGAAGTCCCGGGCGTTCGAGGACAAGCGGATGACCGCCGCAGAGGCGGTCGAAGCGTACATCGAGGACGGCGACCTGATCGCCGGTGGGGGCTTTGGCCACGTGAGGATCTCGACGCCGATCCTCCACGAGATCATCCGCCAGGACGTAGCCGACCTCGTCGTCTCGGGCAAGACCGCCGTCTTCGATCTCGACCTGCTGATCGGCGCGGGACAGGTCGCAGGCGTCGAGGTCGCCTACTCGTTCGGCCACGAGACGCGGGGGCTCGCCCCCGCCTCCCGGCGGAAGATCGAAGGTGGGGAAGTCAAGGTCCTCGCCGAGGCGAGCAACGGCGCGCTCCAGTGGCGCTTCCTCGCAGCCAGTATGGGGATCCCGTTCGTCCCGGCCCGGATCATGTCGGGGACAGACACCTTCGAGAAGAGCTCCGCGAAGGTCGTCGAGGACCCCTGGACCGGCGATCCGGTGACGCTGCTTCCGGCTTGCTATCCCGACGTCGCGGCGATCCACGTCTCGAAGGCCGACAGGTACGGCAATGCCGTCATCGACGGGATCGCCGTCGAGGACCCCCAGCTCGCGGGGGCGGCAAAGCGGCTAATCGTCACCGCAGAGGAAATCGTCGACACCGAAGAAATTCGGGGGGACCCCGACGCGACCGATATCCCGTTCTTCCAGGTCGACGCCGTCGTCGAGGCGCCCTACGGGAGCCATCCCGGGGAGATGCCCCGCCAGTACTACTTCGACGAGGCGCACCTCGCCGAGTGGATCGAGCTGTCGGAGACCGAAGCCGGCGCTCGGGAGTACGTCGAGCGGTACGTCACCGGCACCGACGACTTCGAGGAGTATCTCGAAACGATCGGCGGGGAGGAGAAACTCGCCGACCTGGAAGCGATCGAACAGTACGACCGAGTTGCCGACTACCCGTGGGCGTGA
- a CDS encoding O-acetylhomoserine aminocarboxypropyltransferase/cysteine synthase family protein, whose amino-acid sequence MPEDSDGYRFDTRSVHDGEAPDPATNARAPPIHQTTSYVFDDADHAARLFALEEEGFIYSRLLNPTVARLGEKLASLEGGVGAVPTASGMAALDLATFLLAESGDNIVTASSLYGGTYTYLTHSVERRGIETRFVDTLDYEAYEEAIDEDTAYLHCETIGNPALDTPDFERLADIAHDNGIPFFVDNTFATPVQCRPLEHGADLVWESTTKWLHGAGSTIGGVLVDGGSFPWEEYADDYPEIAQSNPAYHGVNFAERFGDAAFTYAAIARGLRDIGSAQSPFDAWVTLQKLETLPLRIQRHVENAQAVAEYLSEHPEVSWVNYPGLETHQTHEEATEYLDGYGSMITFGLEEGYEAARTTVESTELASLLANVGDAKTLVIHPASTTHQQLSEEELEAAGVTDDMVRLSVGIEDPQDIIEDLERAIEAATS is encoded by the coding sequence ATGCCAGAAGATTCGGACGGCTACCGGTTCGACACCAGAAGCGTTCACGACGGCGAAGCACCCGACCCGGCGACCAACGCACGGGCGCCGCCGATCCACCAGACGACGTCGTACGTCTTCGACGACGCCGACCACGCGGCCCGGCTGTTCGCGCTCGAGGAGGAGGGCTTCATCTACAGTCGCCTGTTGAATCCAACCGTCGCCCGGTTGGGCGAGAAGCTCGCCTCGCTGGAGGGCGGCGTCGGCGCGGTGCCAACGGCCTCCGGCATGGCCGCGCTGGACCTGGCGACGTTCCTGCTCGCGGAGTCGGGTGACAACATCGTCACCGCCTCGTCGCTGTACGGCGGAACGTACACCTACCTCACCCACTCGGTCGAACGCCGGGGGATCGAGACGCGGTTCGTCGACACCCTCGATTACGAGGCCTACGAGGAGGCGATCGACGAGGACACCGCCTACCTCCACTGCGAGACGATCGGCAACCCGGCGCTGGACACGCCGGATTTCGAGCGACTCGCCGACATCGCCCACGACAACGGGATCCCCTTCTTCGTCGACAACACCTTCGCGACGCCGGTGCAGTGTCGACCCCTCGAGCACGGCGCCGACCTGGTCTGGGAGTCGACGACGAAGTGGCTCCACGGCGCCGGGTCGACGATCGGCGGGGTGCTCGTCGACGGCGGGTCGTTCCCGTGGGAAGAGTACGCCGACGACTATCCCGAGATCGCCCAGTCGAACCCGGCGTACCACGGTGTCAACTTCGCCGAGCGGTTCGGCGACGCCGCGTTCACCTACGCCGCGATCGCCCGTGGCCTGCGCGACATCGGCAGCGCCCAGTCGCCGTTCGACGCGTGGGTGACCCTCCAGAAGCTCGAGACCCTGCCGCTCCGGATCCAGCGCCACGTCGAAAACGCCCAGGCCGTCGCTGAATACCTCTCCGAGCATCCCGAGGTGTCGTGGGTGAACTACCCCGGCCTGGAGACCCACCAGACCCACGAGGAGGCCACGGAGTATCTCGACGGCTACGGCAGCATGATCACGTTCGGCCTGGAGGAGGGGTACGAGGCCGCCAGAACCACCGTCGAATCGACCGAGCTGGCGTCGCTGCTCGCGAACGTCGGCGACGCGAAAACGCTCGTGATCCATCCGGCGAGCACCACCCACCAGCAGCTCTCCGAGGAAGAACTCGAGGCGGCTGGCGTCACCGACGACATGGTCAGACTGTCGGTCGGCATCGAGGACCCACAGGACATCATCGAGGACCTCGAACGCGCAATCGAGGCCGCGACCTCGTAG
- a CDS encoding cupin domain-containing protein has translation MGYHVVDPDTVDPAPDRPSEKRSISDAAGLEAVGVHVYGVDPGEQVPYVYHFHDEQEEVLYVLEGTLSVETPEGTFEIEAGQAFVAEPESPHRAYNQTGADGPVRLLAVGAPTVDDAHEYEP, from the coding sequence ATGGGATACCACGTCGTCGATCCCGACACCGTCGACCCGGCCCCGGATCGCCCGTCGGAGAAGCGTTCGATAAGCGACGCCGCGGGACTGGAGGCTGTCGGAGTCCACGTCTACGGGGTTGACCCGGGCGAACAGGTGCCGTACGTGTACCACTTCCACGACGAGCAGGAGGAAGTCCTGTACGTCCTCGAAGGAACTCTCTCGGTAGAGACCCCCGAAGGGACGTTCGAGATCGAGGCGGGGCAGGCGTTCGTGGCAGAACCCGAGAGCCCACACCGGGCGTACAACCAGACCGGCGCCGACGGGCCCGTGCGCCTGCTTGCAGTTGGGGCACCCACAGTCGACGACGCCCACGAGTACGAACCATGA
- a CDS encoding carbon starvation CstA family protein, which produces MAGVIWIVALVLGTFTVAYLGYGRYLSQFVELDDSRETPAHKYQDGQEYVPAKKPVLLGHHYSSIAGGAPIVGPITAAFVWGWVPAVLWVAIGNPLLGAVHDFTSLSSSLRHEGKSIGYIIGEYVGERGKNMLLWFAFLLVILVVAVFALVIGVVFDAYPAAATAGIIYIGLALLFGVWLYQLNLSFAVGTVIFVAGVFASVFVGIEYPIAFVGEHPAGTTVLLGETAPGLVPELLGSANIGAWVLTLLVYGGAASVLPVWVLLQPRDYLSSFLLYTGVGGGILAVIVGTFITGMDATHPETGEALSFTIVQDAWYGFFGAGSPFAGELPLMPLFPLLFVTIACGTISGFHSLVSSGTTAKQLDKETDARLIGYGGMLGEGLLAAVALAAVAVVAIPAGTGGIGLALPNFALGGGAILTALGVPFAVGEVFMALVLSAFLLTSMDTAVRLGRYMVEEIVGTPETSVQEAGANRYVNTTVIVVVAFFLLGSGRWEDLWTLFGGANQLLAAMALLTVTVWLANWDDTKQLMSTGLPMALMVTIAGFGLLWVSMYQVLGGRLLGITAEAETTLLGQVSAVAQILIALTLVGLAVSLVWMGYGNIRDVRGPGDEAVAADGGEPEADTPDDD; this is translated from the coding sequence ATGGCAGGGGTAATATGGATCGTGGCGCTGGTTCTCGGCACGTTCACGGTAGCGTACCTCGGGTATGGACGCTACCTGTCACAGTTCGTCGAGCTCGACGACAGCCGTGAGACGCCAGCCCACAAATACCAGGACGGGCAGGAGTACGTACCGGCGAAGAAACCAGTATTGCTCGGACATCACTACTCGTCGATCGCGGGCGGCGCCCCGATCGTCGGTCCGATCACGGCGGCGTTCGTCTGGGGATGGGTGCCGGCCGTGCTGTGGGTCGCGATCGGCAACCCACTTTTGGGGGCGGTTCACGACTTCACCTCGCTTTCCAGCAGCCTGCGACACGAGGGGAAGTCGATCGGCTATATCATCGGCGAGTACGTCGGCGAGCGCGGCAAGAACATGCTGCTGTGGTTCGCGTTCCTCCTGGTGATCCTCGTGGTCGCGGTGTTCGCGCTGGTCATCGGGGTCGTGTTCGACGCGTACCCGGCGGCGGCCACGGCCGGGATCATCTATATCGGGCTGGCGCTTCTGTTCGGCGTCTGGCTCTACCAGCTGAATCTCTCGTTCGCCGTCGGGACCGTGATCTTCGTGGCCGGCGTGTTCGCGTCGGTGTTCGTCGGGATCGAGTATCCGATCGCCTTCGTCGGCGAGCATCCCGCAGGAACCACCGTACTGCTGGGTGAGACGGCTCCCGGGCTCGTTCCCGAACTGCTCGGGAGCGCGAACATCGGCGCCTGGGTGTTGACGCTGCTCGTTTACGGCGGTGCAGCGAGCGTCCTCCCGGTGTGGGTGCTGCTCCAGCCGCGTGACTACCTGTCGTCGTTCCTGCTGTACACCGGGGTCGGGGGCGGCATCCTCGCGGTGATCGTCGGCACCTTCATCACCGGGATGGATGCGACTCACCCCGAGACGGGCGAGGCGCTCTCGTTCACGATCGTTCAGGACGCGTGGTACGGGTTCTTCGGGGCGGGCAGCCCGTTCGCGGGGGAACTCCCGTTGATGCCGTTGTTCCCGCTGCTGTTCGTTACGATCGCCTGCGGGACGATCAGCGGCTTCCACTCGCTCGTGTCATCGGGAACGACAGCAAAACAGCTCGACAAGGAAACTGACGCCCGGCTGATCGGCTACGGCGGCATGCTCGGGGAGGGGCTGCTGGCGGCAGTCGCGCTGGCAGCGGTCGCCGTCGTCGCGATCCCGGCCGGCACCGGCGGCATCGGGCTCGCGTTGCCGAACTTCGCGCTGGGCGGTGGCGCGATCTTGACGGCGCTGGGCGTTCCCTTCGCCGTCGGCGAGGTGTTCATGGCGCTGGTGCTGTCTGCGTTCCTGCTGACGAGCATGGACACCGCGGTCCGCCTGGGCCGATACATGGTCGAAGAGATCGTCGGCACGCCGGAGACATCGGTTCAGGAGGCGGGCGCGAACCGCTACGTCAACACCACGGTCATCGTCGTCGTGGCGTTCTTCCTGCTGGGAAGCGGCCGGTGGGAGGACCTCTGGACGTTGTTCGGCGGCGCGAACCAGCTCCTGGCTGCGATGGCACTTCTCACGGTTACCGTCTGGCTCGCGAACTGGGACGACACCAAGCAGCTGATGTCCACCGGCCTTCCGATGGCATTGATGGTGACCATCGCCGGCTTCGGGCTACTGTGGGTATCGATGTACCAGGTGCTCGGTGGTCGGCTACTCGGGATCACCGCCGAGGCCGAGACGACGCTGCTCGGACAGGTGTCTGCGGTCGCACAGATCCTCATCGCGCTGACGCTCGTCGGGCTCGCGGTGAGCCTGGTGTGGATGGGCTACGGCAACATCAGGGACGTTCGCGGTCCCGGCGACGAAGCGGTTGCTGCCGACGGCGGCGAACCCGAAGCTGACACGCCGGACGACGACTAG
- a CDS encoding VOC family protein: MEVIHTALWTDDLEATLAFYTDVLDLERVWGFTADDGVENVYVGTESGAEIQFKHDPDGDEVPEPAGIDHVAIAVEDTDATYEHTVDETGCEVVVEPVTMDHIDVKAAFVRDPNGYVVEFVEHLE; this comes from the coding sequence ATGGAAGTCATCCACACGGCGCTCTGGACCGACGATCTCGAGGCGACGCTCGCGTTCTACACCGACGTGCTCGACCTCGAACGAGTCTGGGGATTCACCGCCGACGACGGGGTAGAAAACGTGTACGTCGGAACGGAGTCGGGGGCCGAAATCCAGTTCAAGCACGATCCCGACGGCGACGAGGTTCCGGAGCCAGCCGGCATCGATCACGTCGCGATCGCGGTCGAGGACACGGACGCGACCTACGAGCACACCGTCGACGAGACCGGCTGCGAGGTTGTCGTCGAACCCGTAACGATGGACCACATCGACGTCAAAGCAGCCTTCGTCCGCGATCCGAACGGCTACGTCGTCGAGTTCGTCGAACATCTCGAGTGA
- a CDS encoding ArsA family ATPase, whose protein sequence is MATFTFFGGKGGVGKTTVSSAFGLKSARAGLETLLVSTDPAHSTADVFDQPFGDEPSPVDGIDGLHAMEIDPEEEVDRHRQEIRRQLGQQLSPAMVNEITMQLEMAHRTPGAYEAALFDRFIDVMRESDPYDRVVFDTSPTGGTLRLLALPEYLEKWIDRLHHKREKSIEYYERAAIGDRQARRMMEGDPILARLRERKERFAFAGETLRENAAFHLVLNPDELSIRETRRAVDSLEESELTVAGLVVNKLTPAPDPDEDGRGARYLRERVETEQERLETIHGSFSVPVVAEIENRVREIKGDLLENVADELAIDPAAATHASG, encoded by the coding sequence ATGGCGACGTTCACGTTCTTCGGCGGCAAGGGCGGCGTCGGCAAGACTACGGTCTCGTCGGCGTTCGGGCTCAAGAGTGCCCGTGCCGGGCTGGAGACGCTGCTGGTCTCGACTGATCCCGCCCACAGCACCGCCGACGTGTTCGACCAGCCGTTCGGCGACGAGCCGTCCCCGGTCGACGGGATCGACGGACTCCACGCGATGGAGATCGATCCCGAGGAAGAGGTCGACCGCCACCGCCAGGAGATCCGCCGACAGCTCGGACAGCAGCTCAGTCCGGCGATGGTAAACGAGATCACCATGCAACTCGAAATGGCCCACCGCACCCCCGGCGCTTACGAGGCGGCGCTTTTCGACCGCTTCATCGACGTCATGCGCGAATCCGACCCGTACGATCGAGTGGTGTTCGACACCTCACCCACCGGCGGAACGCTCCGGCTGCTTGCCCTGCCGGAGTATCTCGAAAAGTGGATCGACCGCCTGCATCACAAACGCGAAAAGAGCATCGAGTACTACGAACGCGCCGCGATCGGCGACCGCCAGGCCAGACGAATGATGGAGGGCGACCCGATCCTCGCCCGCCTCCGTGAGCGGAAGGAGCGATTCGCCTTCGCCGGGGAGACGCTCCGCGAGAACGCCGCATTCCATCTGGTGCTCAACCCCGACGAGCTGTCGATCCGGGAGACTCGACGCGCAGTCGACTCGCTCGAGGAGAGTGAGCTCACCGTCGCGGGGCTGGTCGTCAACAAGCTCACGCCGGCGCCCGATCCCGACGAAGACGGCCGGGGTGCCCGGTATCTCCGCGAACGAGTCGAGACGGAACAGGAGCGTCTCGAGACGATCCACGGCTCCTTTTCGGTCCCGGTCGTCGCCGAAATCGAAAACCGCGTCCGCGAGATCAAAGGTGATCTCCTCGAAAACGTCGCCGACGAACTCGCCATCGATCCGGCGGCGGCCACACACGCGTCAGGGTGA
- a CDS encoding DUF99 family protein: protein MKPGARLLGIAASDAAARSYLAGALVRVDRVVDGFGVASCTVGGLDATESVLSLFDRLDREDCRLLLLSGVAPAWFNLYDLDLIHDAVDRPVLSVSFEPSPGLEAALREHFSGDELDDRLRIYRTLPPRRPVDVGDTRLHVRAVGCSNMRAGEVVRAATHDGRVPEPIRVAQLAAGAVRAAAEADGDADRDGDADRDGDATGVDFE, encoded by the coding sequence ATGAAACCCGGCGCCAGGCTGCTGGGTATCGCCGCCTCCGACGCCGCAGCGCGGAGCTACCTCGCCGGGGCACTCGTCCGCGTCGATCGGGTCGTCGACGGGTTCGGGGTCGCAAGCTGCACCGTCGGCGGGCTGGACGCCACGGAGTCTGTTCTTTCGCTCTTCGATCGGCTCGACCGCGAGGACTGCCGACTGCTTCTGCTGTCGGGAGTCGCCCCCGCGTGGTTTAACCTGTACGACCTCGATCTGATCCACGACGCCGTCGACCGACCGGTGCTTTCGGTCTCCTTCGAACCGAGCCCCGGCCTCGAGGCGGCGCTTCGCGAACACTTTTCGGGGGACGAACTCGACGACCGACTCCGGATATACCGAACCCTCCCCCCGCGGCGGCCCGTCGACGTCGGGGATACCCGCCTCCACGTTCGCGCAGTCGGCTGCAGCAACATGCGGGCCGGTGAGGTCGTTCGTGCGGCGACCCACGACGGCCGCGTCCCCGAGCCGATCCGGGTGGCACAGCTCGCGGCCGGAGCGGTTCGGGCGGCTGCCGAAGCCGACGGGGACGCCGACCGGGACGGGGACGCCGACCGGGACGGGGACGCGACCGGCGTCGATTTCGAGTAA
- a CDS encoding DUF5786 family protein translates to MGFGSYDESEQENQNLDADFDDSGGVQTAENNHEGSVEFEFEASNDELLDRLKEIKGE, encoded by the coding sequence ATGGGCTTCGGGAGCTACGACGAATCCGAACAGGAGAACCAGAACCTCGACGCCGACTTCGACGATTCTGGCGGCGTTCAAACCGCGGAGAACAACCACGAGGGAAGCGTCGAGTTCGAGTTCGAAGCGTCCAACGACGAACTCCTCGACCGGCTCAAGGAGATCAAAGGCGAGTGA
- a CDS encoding A24 family peptidase yields the protein MIASGPDLLRLLVVPVFAWAAYRDVRTRRLPNRLWPPLIALGLLALAWESWIRLPLAGVSDRLFLVQVVISLCFVAPLGYLFWRIGGFGGADAKALISLAVVYPTYPAYWLPVAWLPTLPAVASNVGVFSLTILTNTVLVGLAYPLALAFGNLLSGRLSPVMFLARPVPVKSVIHRHGRLFETRSGYTRRGLDLDALRMYLRWRGISFEELVDRPAELRDPESVGETFDPTDGAVSGRSTDGPVVTDGGNHPLEEEPDDWAARRFCEEVGPAYGTTPDSLREGIETLVERDRVWVSPGLPFVVPMFVGLVVAVVYGDLLFAAMRLLGLV from the coding sequence ATGATCGCTTCAGGGCCGGATCTGCTTCGGCTGCTCGTGGTTCCGGTGTTCGCGTGGGCGGCGTACCGGGACGTCCGGACCCGTCGACTCCCCAACCGGTTGTGGCCGCCGTTGATCGCGCTGGGATTGCTCGCGCTCGCCTGGGAGTCGTGGATCCGGCTCCCGCTCGCGGGCGTTTCCGACCGCCTGTTTCTGGTCCAGGTCGTGATCAGCCTGTGTTTCGTCGCACCGTTGGGGTATCTGTTCTGGCGCATCGGTGGCTTCGGCGGCGCCGACGCGAAGGCGCTGATCTCGCTTGCGGTGGTGTATCCGACGTATCCTGCCTACTGGCTCCCGGTGGCGTGGCTCCCGACGCTCCCGGCCGTGGCGTCGAACGTCGGCGTGTTTTCGCTCACGATCCTCACAAACACCGTTCTGGTCGGACTGGCGTATCCGCTCGCGCTCGCCTTCGGGAACCTCCTTTCGGGGCGACTCTCTCCGGTGATGTTCCTCGCCCGCCCGGTTCCAGTGAAGTCGGTAATCCATCGTCACGGCCGGCTGTTCGAGACCCGGAGCGGCTACACGAGGCGGGGACTGGACCTCGACGCGCTCCGGATGTATCTCCGCTGGCGCGGGATCAGCTTCGAGGAGCTCGTCGATCGACCGGCAGAGCTCCGCGACCCGGAAAGCGTCGGGGAGACGTTCGATCCGACCGACGGGGCCGTCTCCGGCCGGTCGACTGACGGACCGGTCGTCACGGACGGTGGGAATCACCCCCTCGAGGAGGAACCCGACGACTGGGCGGCACGACGGTTCTGCGAGGAGGTCGGTCCGGCCTACGGAACGACGCCCGACTCGCTGCGGGAGGGGATCGAGACGCTGGTAGAGCGCGACCGGGTGTGGGTCTCGCCCGGGCTCCCGTTCGTCGTTCCGATGTTCGTCGGTCTCGTCGTCGCCGTCGTCTACGGCGATCTGCTCTTCGCTGCCATGCGTCTCCTCGGGTTGGTCTGA
- a CDS encoding GTP-binding protein, whose translation MTTNEIPVTLLSGSLGAGKTSTLNHLLENAGDRRIAVLVNDMGEINVDAELLSTGTDVAADGGVAELSNGCICCERQDDLETEVARLADEREFDYLVVEASGISEPEPVARLFTTASRAAAVYDLDTLVTVVDATQFLETFGDTETVERETAPGSEDRPLSDLLVEQIETANVLLLNKCDLVDEEERELAEELLSTLNPGAKLVGSVHGRVDPGEILATGRFDPDDLGETGGAPTFEIDRHMHEHHDHDHDHDHDHDHGHVSPERTYGITSISYRRRRPFHPERLWEFVTDLPGAVVRSKGLCWIAGRDDLAVSYSQAGSTVRFEAVGPWIAGLPEIEQELYRDGNSDLPWDDEHGDRRTELVFIGRDVDDAGIPDRLDDCLVTDDEWDAGEWETRERTETGARYPVETGESVEIDRR comes from the coding sequence ATGACCACGAATGAGATCCCCGTCACGCTGCTCAGCGGAAGTCTGGGAGCCGGCAAGACGAGCACGCTGAATCACCTGCTCGAGAACGCCGGTGACCGACGGATCGCGGTGCTGGTAAACGACATGGGCGAGATCAACGTGGACGCCGAACTGCTCTCTACGGGAACCGACGTCGCTGCCGACGGAGGGGTCGCAGAACTGTCGAACGGCTGTATCTGCTGTGAGCGCCAGGACGACCTGGAGACGGAGGTCGCACGGCTCGCCGACGAACGCGAGTTCGACTACCTGGTCGTCGAGGCGTCGGGAATCAGCGAACCGGAGCCGGTCGCCCGACTGTTCACGACCGCGTCACGGGCGGCGGCCGTCTACGACCTCGACACCCTCGTGACCGTCGTCGACGCGACGCAGTTCCTCGAGACGTTCGGTGACACCGAAACAGTCGAACGGGAAACAGCGCCTGGATCGGAAGACAGGCCCCTCTCGGATCTCCTCGTCGAACAGATCGAAACCGCCAACGTTCTGCTTTTGAACAAGTGTGATCTCGTCGACGAGGAGGAACGCGAACTGGCCGAGGAACTGCTCTCGACGCTCAACCCCGGAGCGAAACTCGTCGGGAGCGTCCACGGGCGGGTCGATCCCGGGGAGATTCTCGCCACCGGTCGCTTCGACCCCGATGACCTCGGCGAGACTGGCGGGGCGCCGACGTTCGAGATCGACCGCCACATGCACGAACATCACGATCACGACCACGATCACGATCACGACCACGACCATGGCCATGTATCACCCGAGCGAACGTACGGAATCACCTCGATCAGTTACCGGCGTCGCCGACCGTTCCATCCGGAACGGCTGTGGGAGTTCGTAACCGACCTCCCGGGAGCGGTCGTCCGCTCGAAGGGGCTGTGCTGGATCGCCGGCAGGGACGACCTGGCGGTGTCGTACAGTCAGGCCGGTTCAACCGTCAGGTTCGAGGCCGTCGGGCCATGGATCGCGGGGCTTCCGGAAATCGAACAGGAGCTGTACCGCGACGGCAACTCGGATCTGCCGTGGGACGACGAACACGGCGACCGCCGGACCGAACTCGTATTCATCGGTCGCGACGTCGACGACGCGGGGATCCCAGACCGCCTCGACGACTGTCTCGTGACCGACGACGAATGGGACGCCGGGGAGTGGGAGACGAGAGAACGGACGGAAACCGGGGCGAGATACCCGGTAGAGACGGGCGAATCCGTCGAGATCGACCGTCGGTGA
- a CDS encoding CoA-transferase: MTGEYTDTELLTTVASKILEDERTVMVGTGMPMLSAMLAQRTHAPDVTLVYEAGGIGADAPALPVSVGDERTFHRALTAAGMHEVMSYGQAGLIDYGFLGGAQIDRYGNLNSTVIGDWESPTVRFPGSGGANDIGSWANETIIAMRQREESFVEELDFRTTPGYLDGPGAREEAGLPSDTGPSRVITQLGVYRFDEETREMTLDALHPGVDLEEIHENSGFEINVPDDYGRSPEPTDEELRLLRDEIDPRGIIR, translated from the coding sequence ATGACCGGAGAGTACACCGACACCGAACTGCTGACGACGGTCGCATCGAAGATACTCGAGGACGAACGCACCGTGATGGTCGGGACGGGGATGCCGATGCTTTCGGCGATGTTGGCCCAGCGCACCCACGCTCCGGACGTCACCCTCGTCTACGAGGCGGGTGGGATCGGTGCCGACGCCCCCGCACTCCCCGTCTCGGTGGGCGACGAGCGCACCTTCCACCGGGCGCTGACGGCGGCGGGCATGCACGAGGTGATGTCGTACGGCCAGGCGGGGCTGATCGACTACGGCTTCCTGGGCGGTGCACAGATCGACCGCTACGGCAACCTCAACTCCACTGTCATCGGCGACTGGGAGTCGCCGACGGTCCGGTTTCCCGGCAGCGGCGGTGCCAACGACATCGGCTCGTGGGCCAACGAAACGATCATCGCGATGCGGCAACGCGAGGAATCGTTCGTCGAGGAGCTGGACTTCCGGACGACACCCGGTTACCTCGACGGCCCGGGCGCCCGCGAGGAGGCCGGCCTCCCCAGCGACACCGGTCCGAGTCGGGTGATCACCCAGCTGGGCGTCTACCGGTTCGACGAGGAAACCCGGGAGATGACGCTGGACGCACTGCATCCGGGCGTCGATCTCGAGGAGATCCACGAAAACAGCGGCTTCGAGATCAACGTGCCCGACGACTACGGCCGGAGCCCCGAGCCGACCGACGAGGAACTCCGGCTGTTGCGGGACGAGATCGATCCACGCGGGATCATCCGCTAG